In Paenibacillus sp. G2S3, a single window of DNA contains:
- a CDS encoding Ger(x)C family spore germination protein, with the protein MFRQRVLRILLVLMVLFTQPGCWSSKEIEDLSVYTGLALDKGEPNTLEREFEERGGSYQKHNKVTATVQIVPERTIGNSGKDGETPKTHFNNISETGDSLLEVFRQFSIRQNRPIIGHHLKVIVISEDLVQQEKIRRLMDFVLRDNDIRPSCLIFLSQGRASDTLMTTSEEIPSFRLAEMVHNNFRTSKVMKGITLSNLDALMYSKQSFVLQNVVEAQGEVEFSGAGIIKGDTGHWIGNLDQHDVESIAWIKGDIQGGSIKAYDQSNDSITYEIKSVKSKITLNETEDKKISFHVAIESTGRLIENWDVDAHSSDVVYFKELEKIFEEKLTQHINSLIHKMQSTYKVDVAGFGDCFSIEKPHVWKQIKDHWDEEFTRIPLTFDLKLKITDFGSTSD; encoded by the coding sequence ATGTTTAGGCAGAGAGTTTTACGCATATTATTAGTACTCATGGTTCTGTTTACGCAGCCTGGCTGTTGGAGTAGTAAAGAGATTGAAGACCTTAGTGTTTATACGGGTTTGGCGCTAGACAAGGGAGAACCTAATACGCTCGAACGGGAATTCGAGGAACGTGGAGGAAGCTATCAAAAGCATAATAAAGTTACGGCAACCGTACAAATTGTGCCTGAAAGAACAATTGGAAACTCCGGCAAAGATGGCGAAACACCCAAAACCCATTTTAACAATATTTCAGAGACTGGAGATTCTTTGCTTGAAGTATTCCGTCAATTCTCCATTCGCCAGAACCGTCCAATTATAGGCCACCACCTCAAGGTTATAGTTATCTCAGAGGATTTAGTGCAACAGGAGAAGATCAGACGGTTGATGGACTTTGTACTGCGAGATAACGATATCCGTCCCAGCTGTCTCATATTTCTTAGCCAAGGGCGTGCGTCCGATACGCTTATGACGACCTCGGAGGAGATTCCTTCCTTTCGACTGGCAGAGATGGTCCATAACAACTTCAGAACCAGTAAAGTTATGAAGGGGATAACGTTGTCGAATCTAGATGCGCTGATGTACTCCAAACAAAGCTTTGTGTTGCAGAACGTTGTGGAGGCACAAGGTGAGGTCGAATTTTCCGGAGCCGGTATTATCAAAGGAGATACAGGACATTGGATCGGCAATCTTGACCAACATGATGTGGAGAGTATTGCCTGGATTAAAGGGGATATACAAGGCGGGAGCATCAAAGCATATGATCAGTCGAACGACTCGATAACTTATGAGATTAAATCCGTTAAGAGTAAGATTACGCTGAATGAGACCGAAGATAAGAAGATATCCTTTCATGTTGCGATCGAGTCCACTGGCCGCCTAATTGAGAATTGGGATGTTGATGCGCATTCCTCGGATGTTGTTTATTTCAAAGAACTTGAGAAGATATTCGAAGAAAAATTAACCCAGCATATCAATAGTCTTATCCATAAAATGCAGTCCACCTACAAAGTGGATGTAGCAGGATTTGGTGATTGCTTCAGCATTGAAAAACCACATGTCTGGAAACAGATTAAGGATCATTGGGACGAGGAATTTACTCGGATTCCATTAACCTTTGATCTAAAGCTTAAGATTACCGATTTTGGTTCAACATCTGATTGA
- a CDS encoding ATP-binding protein — MNVLKIPKRMTTALVNSLTAGVVPRIGLEHIAVGRRPEIEAILRDMDNIAEGGAAFKLITGKFGSGKSFLLQMIRNYAMDRDFVVADADLSPERRLVGTKGQGLATYRELMSHLSTRTRPDGGALEIILQKWIITLQQSVMQENEYGPDHPQLGDEVEKRIYAVASEMRGLVHGFDFAKVLATYWNAHKLADDELKQDSLRWLRGEFATRTEARKALGVGVIIDDDNWYDYMKLWAEFTSAIGYKGLLLFIDEGVNLYKITNSISRQSNYEKLLTMFNDTMQGKAESLGIFIGGTPQFVEDGRRGLFSYEALRSRLVAGRYGAAGLNNYTGPIIALDMLSHEEILILLQKLRDIHALHYGYEAQLTQEQLVHFMEEAVGRLGADELLTPREVVRDFMDLLHTLHQHPEISFEKLVGERTTKPAETEQNELDGFLAEFEL; from the coding sequence ATGAATGTTTTGAAAATTCCTAAACGCATGACGACAGCGCTAGTCAATTCACTGACAGCTGGTGTGGTTCCGCGTATTGGACTAGAACATATAGCCGTTGGCCGTCGGCCAGAGATTGAAGCGATATTGAGAGATATGGACAACATCGCGGAGGGTGGAGCTGCTTTTAAACTAATTACAGGCAAATTCGGTAGCGGCAAAAGCTTTCTTTTGCAGATGATCCGTAATTATGCAATGGATCGGGATTTTGTAGTGGCAGATGCGGATCTATCCCCTGAACGAAGATTAGTGGGAACAAAAGGACAAGGTCTTGCTACATATCGAGAGCTGATGAGTCATTTGTCTACCCGGACGCGCCCAGATGGAGGCGCGCTGGAGATTATTTTACAAAAATGGATCATTACACTTCAGCAGTCTGTGATGCAAGAGAATGAATACGGTCCTGATCACCCTCAGCTTGGTGACGAGGTAGAGAAACGAATTTATGCTGTTGCCTCCGAAATGCGTGGTTTGGTGCATGGGTTTGATTTTGCCAAAGTGCTGGCGACTTACTGGAATGCACACAAGCTCGCTGATGATGAATTGAAGCAGGATTCTCTTCGCTGGCTAAGAGGAGAATTCGCCACACGAACGGAAGCACGAAAAGCGCTTGGTGTTGGCGTGATTATTGATGATGATAATTGGTACGATTATATGAAGCTGTGGGCGGAATTCACTTCTGCTATTGGTTATAAAGGACTGCTGCTGTTCATAGACGAAGGCGTCAATCTCTACAAAATCACGAACAGCATCTCACGTCAGAGTAACTATGAGAAGCTGCTTACGATGTTCAATGATACGATGCAGGGAAAGGCAGAAAGCCTAGGGATTTTTATAGGCGGGACTCCGCAATTTGTGGAGGATGGACGGCGTGGATTATTTAGTTATGAAGCGTTGCGTTCTAGATTAGTTGCTGGAAGATACGGCGCAGCAGGTCTGAATAATTACACTGGACCTATTATTGCGCTGGACATGCTCTCACACGAAGAAATTCTGATCCTTTTGCAAAAGCTTAGAGATATTCATGCGCTTCATTATGGTTACGAAGCACAGTTAACACAAGAACAATTGGTTCATTTTATGGAAGAAGCGGTGGGCAGATTAGGGGCTGACGAGCTTTTGACTCCGCGGGAAGTGGTGCGTGATTTCATGGATCTACTGCACACCTTGCACCAGCATCCGGAGATCTCTTTCGAGAAGCTTGTGGGTGAACGAACCACCAAACCTGCTGAGACCGAACAAAACGAGTTGGATGGGTTTCTGGCGGAGTTTGAACTATGA
- a CDS encoding TerB N-terminal domain-containing protein yields the protein MSKDRKQPHFTELVWESTEQNVPIPPRNSSVPALPKLSSENKGKPKTSSEPSLQLQLWDLETDTPEPVTTTEGQFVTRAKELEHRTEDSALLVPFKSYWPTYGHMTGTQSRWYFYWRNEVRQGRYPKTDLSYIFLHVYELINGIGWQDPYDGYKQLSQIWEAYRENYKRLDQYLGGWIADFSFVHHLDVPLSLIVARSRGLAGDLAELELERCLTISPEQLTFTVLTAMSDYDISKSKFYMGEGKAALEQYIPQVVALINAYVTRKHGSNLVEMFPPGPSVMRERYLFRSAVYDISLYGYSVIIPVVRISKSPPLRSLITRLFRLTENKLRELLGYRGRLKGVNVDADMEDLITRFLKREFEKEKQEDKGPAVVIDLEKLERLQSDSEIVRTMLTVEEMNELQEFEDSDFEVINEEPDPEKEEFEDIEDEIIVPHESLEPEIVIEEVRSANVGTEWEQFSEVLSPLQHEALLSLMNEDGTQAIQKLAAANGTMSELLIDEINDIAMDILGDLIIVGEEIAEEYKIHLLNI from the coding sequence ATGAGTAAGGATAGGAAGCAGCCTCATTTCACGGAATTAGTCTGGGAAAGTACAGAACAAAATGTTCCGATTCCCCCGCGAAATTCATCAGTACCAGCGCTGCCTAAATTATCTTCTGAAAATAAAGGGAAGCCAAAAACCTCTTCTGAACCTTCTTTACAGCTACAGCTTTGGGATCTGGAGACTGACACCCCGGAGCCTGTGACAACTACCGAAGGTCAGTTTGTAACTAGAGCAAAGGAATTGGAACATAGAACCGAGGATTCAGCACTATTGGTTCCATTTAAGAGTTACTGGCCAACGTATGGTCATATGACAGGCACGCAAAGTAGATGGTATTTTTATTGGCGCAATGAAGTTAGACAGGGTAGATATCCGAAAACGGATCTTTCATATATTTTTCTGCATGTGTATGAGCTTATTAATGGTATAGGCTGGCAAGATCCTTATGATGGCTATAAGCAGCTCAGTCAAATCTGGGAAGCTTATCGAGAAAATTATAAACGTCTGGATCAATATTTGGGTGGTTGGATCGCGGACTTCTCGTTTGTTCATCATTTGGATGTGCCTCTATCTTTAATTGTTGCTCGTTCACGCGGTCTTGCTGGAGATCTGGCAGAGCTAGAGTTAGAGAGATGCCTTACTATATCTCCTGAGCAGTTAACCTTTACGGTATTAACAGCAATGTCGGACTACGATATTAGTAAATCTAAGTTCTACATGGGAGAAGGTAAAGCAGCCCTCGAACAATACATTCCACAGGTAGTGGCGTTAATCAACGCTTATGTTACTCGAAAACATGGCTCAAATTTGGTTGAAATGTTCCCACCTGGACCCTCAGTAATGCGGGAGCGTTATTTATTCCGAAGTGCCGTATATGATATTTCGTTATATGGCTATTCTGTAATTATACCGGTTGTGCGTATCAGTAAATCTCCACCGCTTCGCAGTTTGATTACAAGGCTATTCCGTTTAACAGAGAATAAATTACGGGAACTGCTGGGATATCGAGGTCGGCTCAAAGGGGTTAACGTGGATGCTGATATGGAAGACCTTATCACTCGTTTTCTGAAGCGGGAATTTGAGAAAGAGAAACAGGAAGACAAGGGGCCAGCAGTAGTCATTGATCTTGAGAAGCTTGAAAGGCTGCAGAGCGATTCCGAGATTGTACGAACCATGCTTACGGTTGAGGAGATGAATGAGCTGCAAGAATTTGAGGATAGCGATTTCGAAGTTATAAATGAGGAACCCGATCCAGAAAAAGAAGAATTTGAAGATATTGAAGATGAAATCATTGTGCCTCATGAGTCTCTTGAGCCTGAGATAGTTATTGAAGAAGTTCGATCTGCTAACGTAGGGACGGAGTGGGAGCAGTTCTCTGAAGTTTTAAGTCCACTCCAACACGAAGCTCTGCTTTCGTTAATGAACGAAGACGGAACACAAGCCATACAGAAGCTAGCGGCTGCAAACGGCACGATGTCAGAGCTTTTGATTGATGAGATCAATGATATCGCAATGGACATTCTAGGTGATTTGATCATAGTTGGTGAAGAAATTGCAGAAGAATATAAAATTCATCTGCTTAATATTTAA
- a CDS encoding DEAD/DEAH box helicase, producing MSDNPFYRLAPFIKEFIYKNRWETLREAQVDACRVLFDTPHHLLIASGTASGKTEAAFFPALTELYERPSGSVGILYIAPLKALINDQFTRLNDLLREGNIPVWHWHGDVPQADKTKLVQNPSGVLQITPESLEGLLMNRPNAIPALFHDLRYIVIDEVHAFMGADRGIQVLSQLARISRMAGCHPRRIGLSATLSDYASVTEWLAAGTRESVEVSAPQGGRKLRLSVEHFSFPDARDEVQAEHLERAKQSYYDFIYDHTHLKKALIFTNSRSDAETATLELRRTAAKRGERDVFHVHHGSISAMLREETEAALRQGSGPAVAAATLTLELGIDLGELERVLQVGAPYSCASFVQRLGRSGRRGDAASEMIFVTPEEEDEEAQLPARMPWTLLRAIAVIELYVREKWVEPLVVRQLPVGLLYHQTMSILKSMGEAEPEDLKEAVLSLPSFNSIDPTDYDTFMTYMLGMGQIEKMDEGSLIIGMAGEKIVNNFRFYAVFKDDEEHVVYNGTEEIGSITTVPPPGYCFTLAGKLWKVEEVDNRHKAVYVKTSRGKVDTLWLGAGGDVHTRIMTKIREVLGATALYPYLAPSAAARLERARRLAKESGMLERSVMPAGGDSMFILPWAGSRQFRTLERLLKNNLKSSQGLRSIVPMEPYYMVVAGKTDAETLEAEIIAESMAATDPLSLLSPDEAPYLGKYDEFIPHELLRKAFSLDGLDVPGLLEVLKQWRQPQ from the coding sequence ATGAGTGATAATCCGTTTTATAGGCTGGCTCCCTTCATTAAAGAGTTTATCTATAAGAACCGTTGGGAGACCTTGCGCGAGGCGCAGGTGGATGCCTGTCGTGTGCTGTTTGATACACCGCATCACTTACTGATTGCTTCGGGTACAGCTTCTGGTAAGACAGAGGCGGCTTTTTTTCCAGCGCTCACTGAGCTGTATGAGCGTCCTTCAGGTTCGGTTGGTATTCTGTATATCGCTCCTCTGAAAGCATTGATCAACGATCAATTTACACGTTTGAATGATTTGCTGCGTGAGGGCAATATTCCAGTGTGGCACTGGCATGGAGATGTACCGCAAGCGGATAAAACCAAACTTGTGCAGAATCCTTCAGGCGTGCTGCAGATCACCCCTGAATCCCTTGAGGGATTACTGATGAACCGCCCGAATGCTATTCCGGCGCTGTTCCATGATCTTCGTTACATTGTCATTGATGAGGTCCATGCCTTCATGGGAGCTGATAGGGGAATTCAAGTCCTGAGTCAGCTGGCGAGAATCTCACGAATGGCGGGATGCCATCCGCGTAGAATCGGTCTATCGGCTACGCTTAGCGACTATGCTTCGGTGACGGAGTGGCTGGCGGCAGGCACGCGGGAGAGTGTCGAGGTGTCCGCTCCACAAGGCGGGCGTAAGCTCCGTTTAAGTGTGGAGCATTTCTCCTTTCCGGATGCACGGGATGAGGTGCAGGCGGAGCATTTAGAACGCGCGAAGCAGTCTTACTACGATTTCATTTACGATCACACGCATCTTAAGAAAGCGTTGATCTTCACGAACAGCCGCTCGGATGCGGAGACGGCGACCCTTGAGCTGCGGAGAACGGCCGCGAAGCGTGGGGAACGGGATGTTTTTCACGTTCACCATGGCAGCATCTCCGCGATGCTCCGCGAAGAGACGGAAGCCGCGCTGCGGCAAGGCTCCGGACCTGCAGTTGCGGCAGCGACATTGACGCTGGAGCTGGGCATTGATCTAGGAGAGTTGGAGCGAGTGCTCCAGGTCGGCGCACCTTATAGCTGCGCAAGCTTTGTGCAGCGACTCGGTCGCTCGGGCAGGCGCGGTGACGCCGCATCCGAGATGATCTTTGTCACGCCCGAGGAAGAGGATGAGGAAGCGCAGCTTCCGGCACGGATGCCTTGGACGCTGCTTCGAGCGATAGCGGTTATAGAGCTATATGTGCGCGAGAAGTGGGTTGAACCACTGGTGGTGCGCCAGCTGCCAGTAGGGCTGTTATACCATCAGACGATGAGCATATTGAAGAGTATGGGTGAGGCGGAGCCGGAGGATTTAAAGGAAGCAGTATTAAGTTTACCTTCCTTCAATAGCATTGATCCTACGGACTACGATACCTTCATGACTTATATGCTGGGTATGGGACAAATCGAGAAGATGGATGAAGGCAGCTTGATTATCGGGATGGCAGGGGAGAAAATTGTGAACAACTTCCGCTTCTACGCTGTCTTTAAAGACGATGAAGAGCATGTTGTCTATAATGGAACAGAGGAAATTGGATCGATCACAACAGTACCACCACCGGGTTACTGTTTTACTCTGGCAGGGAAGCTCTGGAAGGTAGAAGAGGTCGATAATCGCCATAAAGCTGTTTATGTAAAAACCTCACGCGGTAAAGTGGATACGTTGTGGCTTGGAGCGGGTGGAGATGTACATACACGCATTATGACCAAGATACGTGAAGTCTTAGGCGCAACTGCACTGTATCCCTATCTAGCTCCAAGTGCCGCTGCGCGGCTTGAGAGAGCCCGCCGTTTAGCGAAGGAGAGTGGAATGCTTGAACGCTCCGTTATGCCAGCAGGTGGAGATTCAATGTTCATTCTGCCTTGGGCGGGTAGTCGGCAATTCCGCACACTGGAGCGCCTTCTTAAAAACAATTTGAAGAGCTCACAGGGACTCCGTTCTATCGTGCCGATGGAACCTTATTATATGGTGGTTGCAGGCAAAACAGATGCAGAAACGCTGGAGGCGGAGATCATCGCTGAGAGTATGGCTGCCACAGATCCGTTATCCTTATTATCTCCAGATGAAGCTCCTTATCTCGGGAAATACGACGAATTCATCCCACATGAGCTGCTACGCAAAGCTTTTTCTTTGGATGGATTAGATGTTCCGGGGCTACTTGAAGTGCTAAAACAATGGCGGCAACCACAGTAA
- a CDS encoding MFS transporter, which translates to MNQMTLLRNPKQRKLLFSAGLSWMFDAMDVGMISFVVAALAKDWNLGPEQIGILTSINSVGMAVGAAAAGILADRFGRKPILLWTLLIFSAASGLSAFATGFGILCVLRFIAGFGLGGELPVASTLVSESMPARERGRAVVLLESFWAVGWIASALIAFFVIPDYGWRVAFGIGAVPALYALYLRRAIDDSPKFAEIKKAPVSLKKRITTVWSPEYRRSTIMLWILWFTVVFSYYGMFLWLPTVMVLKGFSLVKSFEYVLIMTLAQLPGYFTAAYFIEKFGRKFVLVIYMLFTAVSAAWFGNATTEGMLMAAGICLSFFNLGAWGGMYAYTPELYPTTIRSTGAGLATSFGRIGGIIAPLLVGVLVGKSIAIGSIFMLFFVTIIIGALAVLFLGKETKGTELL; encoded by the coding sequence GTGAATCAAATGACACTGCTGCGGAATCCGAAGCAAAGGAAATTACTCTTCAGTGCAGGCTTAAGCTGGATGTTCGACGCAATGGATGTCGGGATGATTTCTTTTGTTGTTGCGGCTTTAGCCAAGGATTGGAATCTGGGACCGGAGCAGATCGGCATATTGACAAGTATTAACTCCGTAGGCATGGCTGTGGGTGCTGCGGCGGCAGGGATATTAGCAGATCGTTTTGGACGTAAACCGATACTTCTGTGGACACTCTTAATTTTCTCGGCTGCAAGTGGATTATCGGCCTTTGCTACAGGCTTCGGAATACTCTGTGTACTTAGGTTTATCGCTGGCTTTGGACTAGGTGGAGAGTTGCCCGTCGCTTCAACACTAGTGTCTGAAAGTATGCCTGCCCGTGAGAGAGGCCGCGCGGTTGTGCTACTAGAGAGCTTTTGGGCGGTTGGTTGGATCGCTTCTGCTTTAATTGCATTCTTTGTTATTCCTGATTATGGCTGGCGTGTAGCATTCGGTATTGGTGCTGTTCCCGCTCTATACGCATTATACTTAAGACGTGCTATAGACGATTCACCGAAGTTTGCAGAGATTAAGAAGGCGCCGGTGTCCTTGAAAAAACGTATCACAACGGTATGGTCACCAGAGTATCGTCGTTCTACGATTATGCTGTGGATTTTATGGTTTACCGTAGTGTTTTCGTATTATGGGATGTTTCTATGGCTACCTACAGTTATGGTACTTAAAGGTTTTAGCTTGGTTAAAAGCTTCGAGTATGTACTTATCATGACGCTAGCTCAGCTGCCGGGGTACTTTACTGCCGCTTACTTTATCGAGAAGTTCGGACGTAAGTTTGTCCTCGTCATCTATATGCTGTTCACTGCCGTTAGTGCGGCATGGTTCGGAAATGCAACTACAGAAGGCATGTTGATGGCTGCTGGGATTTGCTTATCATTCTTTAATCTCGGAGCATGGGGTGGTATGTACGCTTATACACCAGAGTTGTACCCAACAACCATTCGTTCAACAGGTGCTGGTTTAGCGACTTCCTTTGGCCGGATTGGTGGCATCATCGCTCCTTTACTAGTAGGGGTGCTGGTAGGTAAATCTATAGCGATTGGCTCGATCTTCATGTTATTTTTTGTAACGATTATTATCGGTGCGTTAGCGGTGCTCTTCCTAGGAAAAGAGACAAAGGGAACGGAGCTTCTGTAA
- a CDS encoding GerAB/ArcD/ProY family transporter, translating into MFKRTDDKITTSQATIVLTNSMLGAGILTLPRDIVQGVKTPDAWVSVVLGGIAVLIVILVMVKLSQQFPGKTVFQYSKKIVGNLPGGVLSSLLILYFIVIAGFEIRVLAEVTLFFLLEGTPIWAIVMPFIWVGTYLVYGGINSIARVFQIVFPISIFILIICFILSTRIFDIQHLRPFMSEGLMPVIHGMKSSILIFTGCEVVMTMTAFMEQPQEAVKGMVVGFCIPLVLYLVTVVMVIGGLSINSVITSTWPTIDLVRSFEISGFFFERFEFPLLVIWLMQMFCNFCSFFFNAALGISQVFNLKIHPVIFALMPVIFICTMIPQRINDVFSLGDSIGYMGVLIFMLLPLLLSIVLLIRKKGLKQNV; encoded by the coding sequence GTGTTCAAACGTACGGATGACAAGATCACAACCTCGCAGGCTACCATAGTACTGACGAATTCAATGCTAGGAGCTGGAATTCTGACCTTGCCCAGAGATATTGTCCAAGGTGTGAAGACTCCAGATGCCTGGGTTTCTGTGGTGCTAGGTGGGATCGCTGTGCTCATAGTGATACTGGTTATGGTGAAACTTAGCCAGCAATTTCCGGGTAAAACTGTCTTTCAGTATTCTAAAAAAATTGTTGGGAATCTTCCAGGTGGTGTACTGAGTTCACTGTTGATTCTGTACTTTATTGTGATTGCGGGATTCGAAATCCGTGTACTGGCGGAAGTAACATTGTTCTTTCTTCTGGAAGGGACACCAATTTGGGCGATTGTGATGCCGTTCATCTGGGTTGGTACTTATTTGGTGTATGGTGGGATTAATTCCATTGCCCGTGTGTTTCAGATTGTGTTTCCGATCAGTATCTTTATCCTGATCATTTGTTTTATCTTAAGCACCAGGATTTTTGATATCCAGCATTTGCGTCCTTTTATGAGTGAAGGTCTGATGCCGGTCATCCATGGCATGAAGTCGAGTATCCTCATCTTTACTGGTTGTGAAGTTGTAATGACAATGACAGCTTTTATGGAGCAACCGCAGGAAGCAGTCAAGGGGATGGTGGTCGGATTCTGCATCCCGCTGGTACTATATCTGGTTACTGTTGTGATGGTTATTGGCGGTCTGTCCATCAATTCTGTAATCACCAGTACCTGGCCAACGATAGATTTGGTACGGAGCTTTGAAATTTCAGGTTTCTTTTTTGAACGATTTGAATTTCCGCTGCTAGTCATCTGGCTGATGCAGATGTTCTGTAATTTTTGCAGCTTTTTCTTTAATGCGGCGCTTGGAATCTCGCAAGTGTTCAATCTAAAGATCCATCCGGTAATTTTCGCCTTAATGCCCGTAATCTTCATCTGCACGATGATCCCTCAACGCATCAATGATGTCTTCAGTCTTGGTGATTCGATTGGCTATATGGGTGTGCTGATTTTTATGTTGTTGCCACTGTTATTGTCGATTGTATTACTCATCAGGAAGAAAGGACTCAAGCAGAATGTTTAG
- a CDS encoding spore germination protein, with translation MWSKIVSYIPDWTIFMQAAITLLFPIGIYYLYKHLYFYVGSGRSKESGAKSQDSELKKADNDEANQQPPVCTAFTQDYDANLTAIRMALGDNSDVHFREFSVKSIQARAVLVYVEGMQDEELINQQVLQNLMFAGEMQASEGIYTYMKQNMLPLVQLNETRDLDYLQESVLFGYTALIVEGMREMLLVGFPHGAVRAINEPTSEALLRGPRIGFTEVLSENTSMLRRQGLNKNLEMQKVEVGSEIKKNLVIAYMKNIVNPDLLQEVKDRISKIDMDFILESGYVEQLIEDDYLSPFQQTQNTERPDRVIASLLEGRIAILLDGTPFALIVPVTFSMLLQSPEDYYERWLPGTLLRVLRFCASFLALLAPALYISFISFHPGLIPTQLAISIIETRQGVPFPALIEVLILEISIEILREAGIRLPKPIGPAMGIVGGLIIGDAAVQAGIVSPFLVIVVAVTAISSFSIPMYSAGITLRILRFTGMLFAAVLGMFGTILFFLLICSHLTRLSSFGVPYITPISPFRVSDWKDLFVRAPLSIMKRRPEMLKTQKKKRRS, from the coding sequence ATGTGGTCTAAAATAGTCTCTTATATTCCGGATTGGACAATTTTCATGCAAGCGGCGATCACGCTGCTCTTTCCCATAGGGATTTATTATCTTTACAAGCATTTGTATTTTTATGTTGGAAGCGGACGTTCCAAGGAATCAGGGGCTAAATCTCAGGATTCGGAACTAAAGAAGGCAGACAACGATGAAGCAAATCAGCAGCCTCCTGTGTGTACAGCGTTTACTCAAGACTATGATGCCAACCTAACAGCGATAAGAATGGCATTGGGGGATAACAGTGATGTGCATTTCCGTGAATTCTCAGTAAAAAGTATTCAGGCACGTGCCGTGTTGGTTTATGTAGAGGGAATGCAGGATGAAGAGCTGATCAATCAACAGGTGCTGCAAAATCTGATGTTTGCTGGTGAAATGCAGGCTTCGGAAGGAATATACACCTATATGAAACAGAATATGCTCCCGCTGGTTCAGCTTAATGAAACCAGAGATTTGGACTATCTGCAGGAGTCTGTCCTGTTTGGCTACACTGCACTGATTGTCGAAGGAATGCGTGAGATGCTGCTGGTTGGCTTTCCACATGGAGCAGTGCGCGCTATTAATGAGCCGACCTCGGAAGCATTACTGCGGGGACCTCGGATTGGCTTTACCGAAGTGCTCAGCGAGAATACCTCTATGCTACGGCGCCAAGGACTCAATAAGAATCTAGAAATGCAAAAGGTTGAAGTGGGCAGCGAAATCAAGAAGAATCTGGTTATCGCTTATATGAAAAACATTGTAAATCCTGATCTGCTACAGGAAGTGAAGGACCGGATCTCCAAAATTGATATGGATTTCATTCTGGAATCTGGCTATGTGGAGCAGTTAATCGAGGATGATTATTTAAGTCCGTTTCAGCAAACACAGAACACGGAAAGACCCGATCGTGTGATTGCCTCCTTATTAGAGGGGAGAATTGCCATTTTACTTGATGGCACACCGTTTGCACTTATTGTTCCAGTGACGTTCAGTATGCTTTTGCAGTCTCCAGAGGATTACTATGAACGCTGGTTACCAGGAACACTATTACGGGTGCTACGGTTTTGCGCATCATTTCTGGCTCTGTTAGCCCCTGCGCTGTATATTTCTTTTATTTCCTTTCATCCGGGGCTAATTCCTACACAGCTGGCGATTTCCATTATCGAAACACGCCAAGGCGTACCCTTTCCTGCTTTAATTGAAGTGTTGATTCTGGAGATTTCCATTGAAATCTTACGTGAAGCTGGAATTCGTCTGCCGAAGCCCATAGGTCCGGCAATGGGAATTGTCGGAGGTCTGATCATTGGAGATGCCGCGGTACAGGCTGGTATTGTAAGTCCCTTTCTAGTCATTGTCGTTGCCGTGACAGCGATCTCTTCGTTTTCCATACCGATGTACAGTGCCGGCATCACCCTCCGAATCTTACGATTCACAGGCATGTTATTTGCGGCAGTCCTGGGTATGTTCGGAACCATCCTGTTCTTTCTGCTGATTTGCAGTCATCTGACTCGGCTTTCAAGCTTCGGTGTTCCTTACATCACCCCTATCTCACCTTTCCGGGTAAGTGACTGGAAGGATTTATTCGTCCGTGCACCGTTATCCATCATGAAGCGAAGACCGGAGATGCTAAAGACCCAAAAGAAAAAGCGCAGGTCCTAG